In Populus nigra chromosome 10, ddPopNigr1.1, whole genome shotgun sequence, the following proteins share a genomic window:
- the LOC133705070 gene encoding uncharacterized protein LOC133705070, which yields MASFSVEDFVGNGVLKDLLPTLLKEGWDDVPTLKIMNKEDTDAMNMTQQQKDALEIRSYLHDRALLQYGDKLEASGKCLPELLSISTVDLSSQFGMKRGHIARFVDRTSACADPSLKSYAPLTARNTNSIVSRNNSNFKSYASVNSRKMQASSSMNHDKPLEQSLADFKIKDDHIFKGIVAAGPAEPRACGCVQPPPVVDSVAPYSTIENISVQKLTPEYKIGMERLVKTKTPPMKASELWRDKPAVILCIRRPG from the exons ATGGCTTCTTTCTCAGTGGAGGATTTTGTAGGTAACGGAGTTTTGAAGGACTTGCTTCCAACGTTGTTGAAAGAAGGTTGGGATGATGTGCCAACTTTGAAGATTATGAATAAAGAGGATACGGATGCAATGAATATGACACAACAGCAAAAG gatGCATTGGAAATCAGGTCATACCTGCATGATCGTGCTCTACTGCAATATGGGGATAAGCTGGAGGCCTCTGGGAAATGTTTGCCCGAGCTTCTTAGCATAAGCACTGTGGATCTATCTTCTCAGTTTGGGATGAAGAGAGGTCACATAGCCCGTTTCGTGGACAGAACCAGTGCATGCGCAGATCCTTCGCTGAAATCATACGCTCCTCTCACTGCAAGGAACACGAACAGCATAGTCTCCAGAAACAATAGCAATTTCAAGAGTTATGCATCTGTCAACTCAAGGAAGATGCAAGCCAGTAGTAGTATGAATCATGATAAACCACTTGAACAATCACTCGCTGATTTTAAGATTAAAGATGATCACATCTTTAAAGGGATTGTAGCTGCAGGGCCAGCTGAGCCCAGAGCATGTGGCTGTGTACAACCGCCTCCTGTAGTTGACAGTGTTGCCCCTTATTCTACTATTGAAAACATCTCAGTTCAGAAACTAACACCAGAGTATAAGATTGGGATGGAGCGTCTGGTGAAAACCAAGACACCTCCAATGAAGGCTTCAGAATTATGGCGAGATAAACCAGCAGTAATCCTTTGCATCAGGCGACCTGGGTAA
- the LOC133705046 gene encoding putative U-box domain-containing protein 42 translates to MSPSKNSTSSASIAKHLLTLISEIIESITWVEIERENLAEIGCYLYRICPVIMELQKAEYTTNNATEILQSLSRSITEAKDLVNKCQRGTISNSESELKSNMSHLESVIKEMGACLTLIPSSTFQGQEYAEVSVQALSNEMLNAHFEVGQSQGLQTKELDPDKNFSEEGRNEESVTIESDLYRASVEESTDNSRELNDPDFVEFLKPTSLCRPRKHISSSSSSTSLARMTDHMEPLYQTFYCPLTKQIMDDPVTLQSGVTYDRKAITEWLEESDNSQGIFCPTTGQKLLSRVLKTNVALKTTIEEWKERNEVARINISRSALFVSASPSMVLEAIRDLQDICKRKQYNKIQVHNAGILPLLCKLLKYKDRDVRYAALELLRELTKEDDDSKITISEMVDMPTVIKMMSSGHQPIRHAALLLLLELSRSESLQEKIGSVPGGILMLIRIKYNQPDDAFSSEKADEILKNLESSPENIKKMAENGLLEPLLKHLTEGSEEMQTEMAEYLGEISLGNDRDTYVAERASPPLIKMVHGGNTLTRTAAFKALAKIASCHPNAKILAKSGIIQIMVEEMFTRRIYGEPINSKSEAAALLANILEAGLDLENLQVNSHGHRLASDYVLYNFIEMIKHSTPDDLNINLIRILLCLAKSPRSMSTIVSMVKESEASYTLVELLNNPHEELGIAAIKLLIVLIPYMGHIIVERLCKTAGQPENLILGRNETTRITQKQAVSSTFLAKLPHQSLTLNLALLRKNTVPAILQQINQIQGTCIRTGRYVIPYLEGLVSILVRFTTTLYEPQMLFLARDYNFTSVFTELLMKTSSDEVQKLSAIGLENLSLESINLSKPPQIKKTKFLKLFYPPKFLSSISSKKRQLPLCPVHRGACSSQNTFCLVDAKAVERLLACLDHENVEVVEAALSAVCTLLDDEVDVEMSVGMLCEVNTIQHVLNAVKEHKGEGLWKKSFWLIDRFLVKGGSRCASDISQDRLLPATLVNAFHHGDIDTRQMAERILRHLNKMPNFPTSHYTM, encoded by the exons ATGTCG CCCAGCAAAAATTCAACTTCATCTGCTAGTATTGCCAAACACTTGCTGACATTAATTTCGGAGATCATTGAATCTATTACATGGGTGGAAATAGAAAGGGAAAACTTGGCTGAAATTGGATGCTACCTTTACCGAATTTGCCCAGTCATAATGGAGTTGCAGAAAGCTGAGTACACCACGAATAATGCAACGGAAATCCTTCAATCCCTATCCAGAAGCATCACCGAGGCCAAGGATCTTGTAAACAAATGCCAAAGAGGCACCATCTCAAATTCTGAATCTGAACTGAAAAGCAACATGTCACATCTGGAAAGCGTGATAAAAGAGATGGGCGCATGCTTGACCTTGATACCTTCATCAACATTTCAAGGCCAGGAATATGCAGAAGTTTCAGTTCAAGCTCTTTCAAATGAAATGTTGAATGCTCACTTTGAAGTTGGCCAAAGCCAAGGATTGCAGACCAAAGAGCTGGATCCAGACAAGAATTTCTCAGAGGAGGGACGAAACGAAGAATCTGTAACAATAGAATCAGATCTCTACCGTGCCAGTGTTGAAGAGTCCACAGATAATTCTCGGGAACTAAATGATCCAGACTTTGTAGAATTCCTGAAACCCACAAGTCTCTGCAGGCCAAGGAAACACATCAGCAGTAGCAGCTCATCAACATCATTGGCAAGGATGACTGATCATATGGAGCCTTTGTATCAAACTTTCTACTGTCCATTAACGAAGCAGATCATGGATGATCCAGTGACCTTACAAAGTGGAGTGACATATGATAGGAAAGCAATTACCGAGTGGTTGGAAGAGTCCGATAACTCGCAGGGAATTTTCTGCCCAACCACAGGGCAGAAGCTGCTGAGCAGAGTTCTAAAAACAAATGTAGCTCTCAAGACCACAATAGAGGAATGGAAAGAAAGAAACGAGGTAGCAAGGATAAATATTTCACGTTCAGCTTTATTTGTGTCTGCTTCACCGAGTATGGTGCTTGAAGCAATAAGGGATTTGCAAGACATCTGCAAAAGGAAACAGTATAATAAGATACAAGTTCACAATGCTGGAATACTTCCATTGCTTTGTAAGCTTCTGAAGTACAAAGATAGAGATGTTAGATATGCAGCACTGGAGTTATTACGAGAGTTGACAAAAGAGGATGATGATTCCAAG ATAACGATATCTGAAATGGTGGACATGCCAACAGTAATCAAGATGATGTCAAGTGGTCACCAGCCCATAAGGCATGCAgcattactactactacttgAGCTATCAAGGTCCGAATCATTGCAGGAGAAAATTGGGTCAGTTCCTGGAGGAATTCTGATGCTGATCAGAATAAAATACAATCAACCTGATGATGCCTTCTCTTCAGAAAAAGCAGATGAAATCTTAAAGAATCTAGAGAGTTCTCCAGAAAATATCAAGAAGATGGCAGAAAATGGACTCTTGGAACCCCTTCTAAAGCATCTCACTGAAG gTTCCGAGGAAATGCAGACAGAAATGGCAGAATACCTAGGGGAAATTTCACTTGGAAATGACAGAGACACTTATGTGGCTGAGAGGGCTTCTCCACCTCTTATCAAAATGGTGCATGGTGGAAACACTCTGACCAGAACAGCAGCATTCAAAGCTCTAGCAAAAATCGCATCCTGCCATCCTAATGCCAAAATACTTGCAAAATCTGGAATCATTCAAATTATGGTTGAAGAGATGTTCACTCGAAGAATCTACGGTGAACCAATAAACTCAAAAAGTGAAGCCGCTGCATTGCTAGCAAATATACTTGAGGCTGGGCTTGACCTTGAGAACCTCCAAGTAAATTCTCACGGCCACAGATTAGCTTCAGACTATGTTCTGTATAACTTCATTGAGATGATCAAGCATTCCACTCCTGATGACCTCAACATCAATCTCATTAGAATTCTTTTGTGCCTGGCGAAGTCTCCCAGATCAATGAGCACCATTGTCTCCATGGTCAAAGAGAGTGAAGCAAGCTACACCCTGGTTGAACTCCTCAATAACCCCCATGAAGAACTTGGGATCGCAGCAATCAAGCTACTCATCGTGCTCATACCTTACATGGGACACATTATAGTAGAGAGACTATGCAAAACTGCGGGTCAACCCGAGAACTTAATCCTTGGCAGAAATGAAACAACCCGAATCACACAGAAGCAGGCAGTTTCATCAACATTTCTTGCTAAACTCCCCCACCAGAGCCTGACACTAAATCTCGCTCTTCTCAGAAAGAATACAGTCCCTGCAATCTTACAACAAATCAATCAAATCCAAGGAACCTGTATAAGAACAGGCAGGTATGTAATTCCTTACTTAGAAGGACTAGTAAGCATTCTGGTCAGATTCACGACCACACTTTACGAACCTCAAATGCTGTTTCTAGCAAGAGACTACAACTTCACCTCAGTATTCACAGAACTGCTCATGAAAACATCAAGTGATGAAGTTCAGAAGTTATCAGCAATTGGATTGGAGAATCTCTCGTTGGAATccataaatttatcaaaaccaccacaaataaagaaaaccaaGTTCTTGAAACTCTTCTACCCGCCGAAATTCCTGTCTTCCATTTCATCAAAAAAGAGACAACTACCTTTGTGCCCGGTCCATAGAGGGGCTTGTTCCTCGCAAAACACATTCTGTTTAGTTGACGCAAAAGCAGTGGAGAGATTGCTGGCATGTTTGGACCATGAAAATGTTGAGGTTGTTGAAGCTGCTTTGTCAGCAGTATGTACTTTATTAGATGACGAAGTTGATGTTGAGATGAGTGTTGGCATGTTGTGTGAAGTGAATACCATCCAACATGTTCTGAATGCTGTGAAAGAACACAAGGGAGAAGGTTTATGGAAAAAATCCTTCTGGTTAATTGATAGATTCTTGGTAAAAGGAGGGAGTAGGTGTGCTTCAGATATATCACAGGACAGGTTGTTACCTGCCACTCTGGTCAATGCTTTTCACCATGGGGATATTGATACAAGGCAGATGGCTGAGCGGATCTTGAGGCATTTGAATAAGATGCCTAATTTCCCTACTTCCCACTATACTATGTAG